A genome region from Erigeron canadensis isolate Cc75 chromosome 3, C_canadensis_v1, whole genome shotgun sequence includes the following:
- the LOC122590445 gene encoding uncharacterized protein LOC122590445, producing MGFWLTTLVACCGANECDSVSRSSVTLTSFISKNNNDHKNLLVGLVHKDKVDGIGKKGRKSVRQPIQWRPSLFTIFENDVVMFERIQLYVKPCNKGRKSTRMLTPNFTSSGYNKNEFVLRDSWNMVSPIPTAFVI from the exons ATGGGGTTTTGGTTAACTACTCTTGTTGCTTGTTGTGGTGCCAATGAATGCGATTCAGTGTCGCGATCATCAGTGACACTCACgtcttttatatcaaaaaataataacgATCATAAGAATCTTCTTGTTGGTCTAGTCCACAAAGACAAAGTCGATGGTATCGGTAAGAAAGGCAGAAAAAGTGTAAGGCAGCCAATACAATGGCGGCCATCGTTATTCACAATTTTTGAAAACGACGTGGTTATGTTTGAGAGGATACAATTGTATGTGAAGCCTTGTAACAAAGGCAGGAAAAGCACAAGAATGTTAACTCCAAACTTTACATCTTCTGGATACAACAAGAACGAGTTTGT GCTACGAGATTCGTGGAATATGGTGTCACCCATTCCAACGGCGTTTGTGATTTAG
- the LOC122592867 gene encoding uncharacterized protein LOC122592867, giving the protein MAKKKATMTLKDFHGGSIPSDLPLPSAPGVTVRPMNHTGFDRNMSWSNSMGRQDHRLRPGSAGSVRTFDDKTPFLSHNVQIGRNFDEDERKPLDGGSGPRRTVSDDNIRGGGGVPVRHEVKVDYPSAGNVPARPSTTPVSQFSSSGTGGSYAARFGEAANVGSGRSYTKSSERFVESTVSGTFPNAWGPRKPAVGVSEPVAASWSAPDAATKLAHASALEKVTSGRWLSNQNKQVDVEVIRHPEPEAKVLAKGNTHTTFSQGSADVTSGREFHDASLARHADRSLTVNDGVQGQPPSVPSELTERPKLKLLPRSKPVEILEPPVAYKQNILLSGEPVMVEIRNETYGNASSVVHTAVAGPEDAHQAIERPRVNLKPRSQPLEQVEKSTERERNALFGGARPRELVLKERGVEDVAVNHDMIQSPNRMKKDITRTENLPIHHIVTPRHNGKPESLDHYRTGKTIDRRDAEKSDAQRRSNWRNESRKSSRDLEQQQPLERPPSPETWRKPVDPAPQAGPRYGKAASAVELAQAFSKSVSDPKVATDRFSSQRGLPGQSQIPFSRLTSQPASRPHINGH; this is encoded by the exons ATGGCCAAGAAGAAAGCAACGATGACCCTGAAAGACTTCCACGGTGGTTCCATTCCTTCCGATCTTCCTCTTCCTTCCGCTCCCGGCGT GACTGTGAGGCCTATGAATCATACTGGATTTGATCGAAATATGTCATGGTCGAATTCCATGGGTCGGCAAGATCACAGACTGCGACCGGGCTCCGCCGGTTCCGTTAGAACTTTTGATGACAAGACTCCCTTTCTTTCGCACAATGTGCAGATCGGCCGTAACTTTGATGAAGATGAAAGGAAGCCTTTGGATGGCGGTTCTGGTCCACGTAGGACTGTAAGTGATGACAATAtccgtggtggtggtggtgtgccgGTTCGGCATGAAGTGAAAGTTGATTATCCGTCGGCTGGGAATGTGCCTGCTCGACCGTCGACTACTCCTGTGTCGCAGTTCTCTAGTAGTGGCACCGGTGGTTCTTATGCTGCTAGGTTTGGTGAAGCGGCTAACGTTGGTAGTGGGAGGTCGTACACCAAAAGTAGTGAGAGGTTTGTTGAAAGTACGGTCAGTGGGACGTTTCCAAATGCGTGGGGACCTAGGAAACCGGCTGTTGGAGTTTCGGAGCCTGTTGCTGCTTCTTGGTCTGCTCCTGATGCTGCAACCAAGTTAGCTCATGCAAGTGCACTTGAGAAGGTGACTTCTGGTCGCTGGCTTTCGAACCAAAATAAGCAGGTGGATGTTGAGGTCATCAGACATCCGGAGCCTGAAGCCAAAGTGCTAGCAAAGGGAAATACACACACCACGTTTTCCCAAGGATCGGCGGATGTTACTAGTGGGAgggagtttcatgatgcttcttTGGCTCGACATGCTGACAGGAGCCTGACCGTAAATGATGGGGTTCAAGGTCAGCCACCTTCTGTACCATCAGAGTTAACTGAGCGGCCTAAGTTGAAGTTACTTCCAAGATCTAAACCAGTTGAAATTTTGGAACCCCCGGTTGCTTATAAGCAG AATATCCTACTGTCAGGGGAGCCAGTTATGGTGGAAATCAGAAATGAAACTTATGGAAATGCAAGTTCCGTGGTACATACTGCTGTAGCTGGACCAGAGGACGCTCATCAAGCAATTGAGCGACCGAGAGTGAATTTAAAGCCTCGGTCACAACCTCTTGAACAAGTGGAAAAGAGCACTGAAAGAGAAAG GAATGCGTTGTTTGGTGGTGCTCGCCCTCGAGAATTG GTTCTGAAAGAACGGGGAGTTGAGGACGTTGCTGTTAATCATGACATGATCCAGTCTCCTAATAG gATGAAAAAGGACATCACCAGGACCGAGAATCTGCCCATTCACCATATCGTTACCCCGCGCCATAACGGGAAACCTGAGTCCCTTGACCATTACAGAACTGGAAAGACCATTGATAGACGGGATGCAGAAAAATCAGATGCTCAGAGGAGAAGCAACTGGAGAAATGAGAGTCGTAAGAGCAGCAGAGACCTTGAGCAGCAGCAGCCACTGGAGAGACCACCTTCACCGGAAACCTGGCGCAAACCTGTGGACCCTGCACCGCAGGCTGGACCCCGTTATGGAAAAGCAGCCTCCGCAGTTGAGCTAGCCCAAGCCTTTTCTAAATCTGTTTCTGATCCCAAGGTAGCCACCGATCGGTTCTCTAGCCAGAGAGGGCTTCCTGGGCAGAGCCAGATTCCATTTTCTAGGTTAACAAGCCAACCTGCTAGTAGACCTCATATCAATGGACACTGA